The window ATACACCCCCGAGAAAGCCAAAGCCTCCCCCGAGATTGACGACCCAGAAATCGTCGAAGAGCTCCTCCGAGTAGATGGCACAGAAGGTCAATCCGACGGTCTCCGCATCGCCCACCTAACGAAAGCATTCGGAAAGAACACGGCCGTCGACAATGTCTCCTTTGGCATCGAACACGGCCAAGTCTTTGCCCTTCTCGGTCCCAACGGTGCCGGCAAATCCACCACAATCTCTCTCATACGAGGCGACATCGCACCAAGCCGCAATGGAGGCGACGTCTTTATTGAAAACGTCTCCATCACCAAAcgccgcgccgccgcccgagCAAACCTAGGCGTGTGTCCCCAGTTCGACGCCATCGACAACATGACTGTGAGCGAGCACCTCTGCCACTACTCCCGTCTCCGTGGCATCACCAACGTGGACCACCAAGTCCCAGCCGTCATCCGTGCCGTCGGGCTAGAAGCCTACGCGGACGTCATGGCACACACCCTCTCAGGGGGCAACAAGCGCAAACTCTCGCTCGGCATCGCCCTCACCGGAAACCCTCCCGTGATTCTCCTCGACGAGCCATCTTCCGGCCTCGACGCAGCAGCTAAACGTATCATGTGGCGCACTCTCGAGACCATCGTGCCAGGGCGCTCTATCCTCCTCACGACGCACAGCATGGAAGAAGCCGACGCTCTCGCCAACCGCGCAGGAATCATGGCCCGCCGCATGCTCGCCCTCGGATCGACAGAGAAGCTTCGCCACCGCTTCGGCGACACATTACATGTACATCTTGTTAGCAAGACTGCACCGCActcttctgcagcagagatggaggctCTTCGTGTTTGGGTACTGAATAACTTTTCCGGAGCGACAGTCGAACAGGAGACGTACCACGGACAGATGCGCTTCTCGATGCCTTCTTCTGCGGTCCCAATGCCAGTCGGAAGTTCGAATAGCACTGAGAGCGCAAGGGGCAGACTCCTGATTATGCTGGAAGAGCAGAAAGATTATCTAGGTGTTGCGCATTATAGCGTCAGCCCTACGACGTTGAATGAAGTGTTTTTGAACATTGTTGGGAATCATGACGTCCAGGAAGAAGGGTATAACAGAGCTGAAGAGAGGATTGAGACTCAGGGGAAGAGGCCTTGGTGGAAGTCAAAGACCTTGTGGGGATTCTAGATGCTTctaatatttttcttttgtagagcgattcttttcttttctcatttttTGTCCGTTCTCATCTTCACTTATAGAAACGCGCAATATATACCTGTAAGATTTTGAATAGACGTGGATATCATTCTGAATTACATACATTATTTAGCTCCCTTATTCTTTCTATATACTCATACAATTTTCACTCTCGTCTCAGTGCCCCATCTCATAAACCCCCCCTGAAGTAGTTTGTCCGTGTAACTCCTGCACAATATGCGTATCACCAGCCATttctggtggtggtgctcCCGGAGCTTCATGATAATCCTGGTGCATTTGCGGATAAGACTGAACTGGCGCgtattgttgctgctgtccAGGCACTTGATAGCCATGCATTGGCTGCCCGGTTGGTTGAGGAGGCGGATATACATATCCAgctggaggctgctgctgttgcggcCATGATCCGTTGGGTAGCTCCGCCGCGTTGGGGTACACTGGAGGAGTTGGTGTGACAGGGCTTTGATACGGTGGTGATACGCTCGAAACGGTGTGAGGGTGGTTATTGGACAACTCGCTCGGCGTCGTCGACAGCGGCGTAGTCGAAGTAAGTCCGGTAGGCTTGGCAGGATCGGGGTGTACTTGGGCGGTTTCGAGAGCAGTGCCAGAGGGCGGTGCTCCATTTGTTCCATTTACTCCAGCTGCGGCTGTGCCTTCAGCAGTGCTTCCTCctttcatcttcgtcaagcAGAACTTCCAGATGGCTCCGGCTGCGGCGGAGATGCCCGCTACAACGCCGACGACAATGCCGGCAATGGCACCACCGGAGAGCTTGGTCTTTTTGCTGGGTTTATGCgagccggagctggagccggaTCCAGAGTTGGACCCAGAGCCTGAGCCGGAGTTGGATCCAGAACCAGAACCAGATGATCCTCCGGATGAACTGCTTGGTTTTGGCGAAGATCCGttcgaagacgaagagccAGAGCCGGGCGAGGGACTAGGATTGTTATTGTTATTGTTGGTCGGCGTAGAAGAAGGAACAAGACCCCCGAGCACACTGAGACACAGCTGCTCGCCCGCTACCTGCGCCTCTATACAATCTCATCAGCTCCAGCCTTCAAAGGCTTTCCAAGTCCACTTACGAAGAGCGCCCTCAAATCCACAAGCGGTTTGAACGCAGGAAGCCGCCCCTTGATTAATGACAGTCGCAAAATTACACTCGCATTGGTAGTCTCCCAGTTTGCAGTCTGTCGACTTTGTGACCGCCGAGGCAACACACGATGTGGCACATGAGGGGATGGTAGGTAGAGCCCGCGCAAACTTCAAGTCGCCTAGAATATCGAGAGGCGGCGCAGCGGTGATggtggctggtgctgctgcgttTGGAAGATTCGCGACTGGCGTGGGATAGACATCGAGACGGGGCCTGACATGCAGAGCGGAAGAAGTTGTCGCAAGGAGGGAACAGACCAGTAATGAGAGAGAAGGCGGTAGAGTCTGCATGTTCACCATACTTGATGATTGGGGGCCGGCATATAGAAGCCAGCGAGTATCTGATGTCTGTTGCTTCTACCAAGATATCGACTCCAGCTCCGCAcagcgagaaaagagagaaatatcCTTCACACCTGCGATATCCcagtaataatattattaagttacAGACTACAGTATGTATACGAGGAAGAGTGCCCCCCGATAACACCATGCATCGTGACCTTGAGGGGCCATTGATTGTTTGCAGGGGTCGTGCACTTGTCGCCGCCTTATTCGCGAAAGAGAGGCAGGCAAGGCATTCTTTGTCAAGCAGCACTTTTGGCCCGGATGCCTTTGACAGGCCTCTTTCGGAAGCTCGTCTCCGCGGCGGAACAAGAGCGGTGGTATTTCCGTCGGGGGCAGAATGCTGATTGGATGCTCATCACAACGGGTTTGGGCTTTGTTTTCAGCTGCAGCCCGGAGTGGCAGGGGTCCAAATTCAGCCTGCAGATCAAATATTGGAAGTTTAGCTCCTACCGCTGCTACCCGACCGTTTGGCAGCGTGAAGAGGACGGATGAGGGATAAAAGAGGGTGGCAGGCTGGGTAACAATATACGCCTGCCATACGCAGGTTATTTGCTATTATCAGAGAatggcgacgatgaagacagaTCAACTGAGCTGTATCTGCTTCACGACCACAAAAGCATCAAGACGTGGTCCACCATCCTGGAGCTGCTAATCGCATCAAGCCTGAACTGGCGCCGTCCTTAATGCGCGGGTCGTGCGCCGACGTTGCCGGATTGCCGAGATGAAAACCACAGACGACGCTCGCGGCCCTCAGCCTCACGCACGATGATGCACCAGTTCGGAGAGCAGCCAAGCCgccttgttttgttttggcttCAACGGCTGTGCTGACTGACAAATTGCAGACGGGCCTGGCGAGCTGCCACCATTCCGTAGAGGAGGGCACACTTGTGGCCGTTTTctctttgctcttcatctcagTTGCGGAGAAATAGGCAAATGGCAGCGCACGAGACCGCCGTCTTGCATTCTCACGGGCTTATTGTGCTGCATGCTGGCCGACAATCGGCTGCAGACTCCAGTTGCTGGCAGGGCGGCCTGGGCGCTGTCACAGTTGAGTGTTAGTGCCGCGAGTGGTTTCTGAGATGCCCTCGTAAACGACTAGGTTGGGCAAATTAATTGCAGACGGCTGTTTCTAAACTGTGGATTTCAAGTAGAGGAATTGAGAATAGGCCCTGCTGAATGATgaatggaggagaagaggagcatTTTGCAGTTTCAAAGCCGCGGGAAGGGAGAATGAGCTCTTGCTAAGCTTTTCCTTGCGGAGCTGTTCGCTCCCCAGAATGAAGCTTAACAAATAGGTAGAAATAAAATGGGCCTTTCCCTTTCAAGAAATCATTTTTTTGAACCTTTCAAAGGGTCCTTGCTTGATCTGAGATGTGATACTTGAAGCAACCAATAAAGATGATTGTGATAAGACATGACCctcggcagcagccacaTTTGATAttgtggctggtgctgcatCGCTCTGTGGCTGAACATGACAACTTGGAGGAGAGTAGAGTTGATTGAATGCGCAGACATTCATTACTGAGTTTCCATAAGTAATATCCAACGCTTAGATACTATAGCATCAAAGCGAAATCTATCTTTAGACATTAAGTCCTCTTTGCAACGTCCCCCCTCATGCCTCAACAAACGGACCAATGGTTTTACAGAATCTTCTCACGGGTCCCGAGATTACCGGGTCTGTCCCGCTTCTAAAAGATTTAGTGGGTCGTCCAGTCTTGGAAAATAGAGCGTATACAAAACTTTAGATCTCATAAAGGCCAACTCAATCTCTCAACGTACATGATATACCCCATTCAATCATCTCATCTATTCAAGCACATATTCTACTACTTCTTACCAGGCTAGTTATCTCGTCTTCGCAATGGCCTTTACAATGCATTCCCACTCGGGGCAGTTCTGCCCCGGCCACGCTGCCGATGAGCTCGAGGACATCATCAAGCACGCTATATCTGTTGGGTATAAAACCATTGGCCTTACAGAGCACATGCCACGCTATGAGGAGCGAGATCTATATCCCGAAGAGGTAGGTTATACTCATTGAACAGCATACAAACACATATCCTTTGATTCGTCAAACCAAGAGTCACAACTTACCCCTCCATCTCACCTTCACATGTCAACACCAAAAATCCCATCATACTCTCACTTCACCCCTCTTGTAACCAATCAACAAGATTGCCCTAGAAAGTACCTGAAATCCAACTCACACAACAACCTCCCAGCTCGACGACCCCAAAGCCTCCCTCGCCGTCCTCCCTCCCCGCCACAACGCCTACATCCTCGAAgcccgccgcctccaaaACGCCTACGCCTCCCAAATccacatcatcatcggcttcGAAGCCGAATTCATCCGCCCTTCCTTTGCGCCTCTCGTCCAAAACCTCTTTGCAGAATCGCCCCATCTGGACTACTTCATCGGATCGCTTCACCATGTGCACAGCATCCCCATCGACTTCGACAAGGCCATGTACGCGGCCGCCGTGAAAGCAGCGGGCGGCTCAGAAGAGCGCGTGTATGAGGATTACTACGACTTGCAGTAtgagatgctcaaggcgCTGAAGCCGCGGATTGTGGGCCACTTTGATCTCATTCGGCTGATGAGCGAGGAGCCGGGCAGGGATGTACGGCAGTGGGAGGGCGTGTGGCAGAGGATCAAGAGAAATCTCGAGTACGCTGCCGAGATTGGGGCCTGGCTGGAGTGCAACACGTCGGCTCTTCGAAAGGGCCTCGCGGAGCCATATCCATGCAGAGTCATTTCAGAGGTGAgtttcccccccccccccatccCAAATCAAGAGTTGTTTCAAGTTTCTTACAAACATGTTATGTAGCAATGGCTTCAACTGGGCGGCAAATTCACAATGTCAGACGACAGCCACGGACTCGCCCAAGTAGCAACAAACTACTCACGCGCCCTCACTTTCTTGGAAAGCCTCGGCGTTGAGCAAGTCTGGACATTCCAGCGCCAGGGCCATCccgaagctggagaagtCACAAAGGCTGCGCTCACCGACGTGAGCGTTTCTCTCAAGGAATTCCGCCAACATTTCTTATAgagatttctttttctcttcaccaTGATATATTTCAATGCAAAATGGATTAGATGTAGAGCTATAATGGACTACAAGGATTGCTTAGAGGAGACAAACAAGTCAAGTTTTAAATCGACGGAAATACCATCCATAGAAGTAGGAGATCAAAAGATAGAATATATATAGCCTCCAACAAGATTTTGATTTCATTGCTTGAGAATGGGTATCATAAATGAGAGAAAACCAGCATTCTAATGCTGGTAGTATGAAGGTGTACATACTGACTAGTAAAACAGTTGGTCtcaaaaaagggagagaacAGGCTTCAGCAAGCGCTaaacaagcaaaaaaacATAGAAATTACAAAatcaagcaagcaaagcagTAAACTCCTAGCCATTTCCGTTGTTCCGTACAATTCCAACCCTAAATGACAGAAAGAAATCTAAAAAGAATCCTCATATCGCATACTCGTAGCAGCCACCTATTTCTTTGGAGGGGATCTGGGGACTCCCCTGATAGTCCCACTGGGTTTCCTCTGAACCTTGGGTTGTGATGAAGTACTAGACTGGCTCGCCAACCTGGGCGCAAAGGgaatgctgccgctgccactaTATTGGAACAGAGtgctgttcttcttcttaagggtaggcgcagcagctggagcgcCAGCGGGAAGAGTCGGAGGGAGCCATTTCAGTGGCTCTTGAGAAGCGACAGGAACAGGAGGTGGCCCTCCAGGCTGATACGGCACGAAAAATTCAGGCGTTTCTTCCGCCGCTTGACTCGACCGAGGAGAGCTCATATTTGGAACCGTTTGTCTCGCTTCAGGAGAAACTGTCCGTGGTGTAAAGTGCTCCATATTGGGCGTAGATAGGCCACTTTCGGAGGTCAGTGCCGGCATGGTACTATCCGGAGATGTGGCGGAAGCGATAGATCTACGGTCAGAAGTGCTGGTGGGGGTCTTGAGGCCGCCAGACTCCACAGATCTGTTGGTGCTGGCAGACGAAGTTCGTGGTGATCTGgcaactgctgctgcggctgcagcttggGCTTGTTCAGCCTCAAGCCGGGCCTTCTCCCGGGCTTCCTTCTGCGACTGGGTGATCAGATTgatcttgatcttcttgatgcctTTGGTGATCTTATCCATGTCGTCAATAGTAGCGTCCAGCCTTGACGCCGCAGATTGTGGAGCTCTCTCTGCAGCCGTCTCCCTTCTGGCTTCAAGCATGGGTGATCTGAGAGCCGGTTCCCCGTGCGCAGTAGTCGGCCGTGATCTGCTAACGGTGATTCTCCCAGAGGGTCTGAGGCTCTGGGAGCTGCTGTCTGCGATTGAAAGAGGCCTCCCTGAGACGGGGCCTGCCGACGTGGATGGGCGAAGCGGCATTTCTTCGCTGATCGGCATGGTGCGAGAGACGCTGCGCTGCTGTGTATGGGCGACTGACGATGTAGTAAGGCGTCgattgctcttctttgggaCGTCACCAACGAGAGGTTGCGGTGTCTGACCACGAGCGGTTGCCTGATTACAAATTAGCTATTGTTAATCTTTGAGACCAAAAGAATGCTTACCTTTTCTGCAGCAATTGTCGAAACAGCCACAGGCTTCCTCCGGTCCTTCATCTGCCGAGTCTCCTCTTGTTCTTGGATAGGATCGATAGCTCTAGGCTTGCGTTCACGAAGCGACATTCTCGATGTTGGCCGATCAAGCTCTGTCGCTCCAGATAGTGCTCTCTCTCGTCGTACCCGATTTGCCTCTGGGTTCAGATC is drawn from Trichoderma atroviride chromosome 7, complete sequence and contains these coding sequences:
- a CDS encoding uncharacterized protein (EggNog:ENOG41~TransMembrane:1 (n10-20c25/26o216-237i)~SECRETED:SignalP(1-25)), with the translated sequence MVNMQTLPPSLSLLVCSLLATTSSALHVRPRLDVYPTPVANLPNAAAPATITAAPPLDILGDLKFARALPTIPSCATSCVASAVTKSTDCKLGDYQCECNFATVINQGAASCVQTACGFEGALQAQVAGEQLCLSVLGGLVPSSTPTNNNNNNPSPSPGSGSSSSNGSSPKPSSSSGGSSGSGSGSNSGSGSGSNSGSGSSSGSHKPSKKTKLSGGAIAGIVVGVVAGISAAAGAIWKFCLTKMKGGSTAEGTAAAGVNGTNGAPPSGTALETAQVHPDPAKPTGLTSTTPLSTTPSELSNNHPHTVSSVSPPYQSPVTPTPPVYPNAAELPNGSWPQQQQPPAGYVYPPPQPTGQPMHGYQVPGQQQQYAPVQSYPQMHQDYHEAPGAPPPEMAGDTHIVQELHGQTTSGGVYEMGH